From a region of the Marinomonas mediterranea MMB-1 genome:
- a CDS encoding pyridoxal phosphate-dependent aminotransferase, with the protein MLIRKSNKLANICYEIRGPVLEEAMRMEDEGQRILKLNIGNPAPFGFEAPDEILVDVIKNLPTAQGYCESKGLFSARKAVMQKYQALGVKSADVNHVWMGNGVSELIVMAMQALLNDGDEILVPAPDYPLWTAAATLSGGYVKHYLCDEDNGWQPDLQDIKSKISNKTKALVIINPNNPTGAVYTKETLQGLVALAEEHGLLLFSDEIYDKILYDGATHLPTSTLTEGRIPCITFGGLSKVYRTAGFRAGWMILTGPKVGVTDYIAGLDMLSSMRLCANVPAQHAVQTALGGYQSINELIVPGGRLYEQRKVAWETLNNIPGVTCHQPEGALYLFPKLDRKMYDIRNDIDIVLQFLKEEKVLIVQGTGFNWPTHDHVRFVFLPHVEELQPAMSRFADFLHRMRTK; encoded by the coding sequence GTGCTAATTCGCAAATCCAATAAACTTGCAAACATTTGTTATGAAATTCGTGGCCCCGTTTTGGAAGAAGCCATGCGCATGGAAGATGAAGGGCAACGAATCCTTAAGTTAAACATAGGTAACCCTGCCCCATTTGGTTTCGAAGCACCAGACGAAATTCTGGTCGACGTTATAAAAAACTTACCAACCGCCCAAGGCTACTGTGAATCGAAAGGCCTTTTTTCTGCCCGAAAGGCCGTCATGCAAAAATATCAGGCGCTTGGCGTCAAATCAGCAGACGTTAACCATGTTTGGATGGGGAATGGCGTTAGTGAGTTGATTGTTATGGCAATGCAAGCACTCCTTAATGACGGCGATGAAATCCTCGTCCCTGCGCCTGATTATCCGCTATGGACTGCTGCCGCTACCCTTTCAGGTGGTTATGTAAAACATTACTTATGCGATGAAGACAACGGCTGGCAACCAGACCTTCAAGATATCAAATCGAAGATAAGCAACAAAACAAAAGCACTGGTTATTATCAACCCTAACAACCCAACGGGTGCTGTATATACAAAGGAAACGCTGCAAGGACTGGTAGCACTGGCAGAAGAACATGGCTTATTACTGTTTTCTGACGAAATATACGACAAAATTTTGTACGATGGCGCGACTCATTTGCCAACTTCCACACTGACCGAAGGACGCATTCCCTGCATCACATTCGGAGGCTTGTCGAAGGTATATCGTACCGCTGGATTTAGAGCAGGCTGGATGATCCTAACTGGCCCTAAAGTTGGCGTAACGGACTATATTGCAGGGTTGGACATGCTGAGTTCAATGCGTCTTTGTGCCAATGTTCCCGCTCAGCATGCAGTTCAAACGGCGCTTGGCGGTTATCAAAGTATAAACGAATTGATAGTGCCAGGCGGCAGGCTTTACGAACAACGTAAAGTCGCATGGGAAACACTCAACAACATCCCTGGCGTGACGTGCCACCAGCCCGAAGGCGCACTGTACTTGTTCCCTAAGTTAGATCGTAAAATGTACGACATTCGAAACGACATCGACATCGTGCTTCAGTTCTTAAAAGAGGAAAAGGTACTGATAGTACAGGGTACTGGGTTCAACTGGCCGACCCATGACCACGTTCGCTTTGTGTTCTTGCCACATGTCGAAGAACTACAACCAGCAATGTCTCGTTTTGCTGACTTTCTACACCGTATGCGCACTAAATAA
- a CDS encoding J domain-containing protein, with product MSLIDDYHILQIPATATEQDVKAAFRRLARQYHPDKNPDNDTTELFQRLQSAYQNVLDAIKSGTQPQDWQPYHFASEAKPSSFTKSGFSFKNDTAQEELVRERQRAYEEMKRNNAKKDQARDEAIRAARNTLNERRVKALYEEAFKQKKSFDYGSKSSSPYSDADSQQENLFKHSDINPNNDTTTNTQYQFDSETFQNPFSSFDTDNTSSKQPKPTTSPIRLKSAKLAFRATTYIACFAAGIYTTLYWQEVNVPNPNTAEDEIGYIAGLYPNLRLGDAYTLDVTPMYSEPNSSNPPLMDIPSNLNVTVQQAKGNWLALKFSNHTGWASASKFGFGTFENAEIYGCHGHPGIAPDHGELVERTNGSHKKPAGKSRLRVLNQLPHASMLRFESLEGAPPFAIYLHAKQALAANYIPRGKYKLVLETGSLYHRACQHFVFNDQEHTLMDSVDFTSTERSITLRP from the coding sequence ATGAGCCTGATAGACGATTATCACATACTACAAATACCGGCAACGGCCACGGAACAAGATGTTAAAGCAGCCTTTAGACGTCTAGCTCGTCAGTATCATCCGGATAAAAACCCAGATAACGATACAACGGAGTTGTTTCAACGGCTTCAATCAGCCTATCAAAACGTGCTGGACGCTATAAAGTCGGGAACGCAACCTCAGGACTGGCAACCCTATCATTTTGCAAGTGAAGCAAAGCCCTCATCTTTTACGAAATCAGGCTTTAGCTTCAAAAATGATACGGCACAAGAAGAACTCGTACGCGAGAGGCAGCGCGCTTATGAAGAAATGAAGCGCAACAACGCCAAAAAGGACCAAGCAAGAGACGAAGCAATACGCGCCGCACGTAATACCCTGAATGAAAGAAGGGTAAAAGCCCTATACGAAGAGGCGTTTAAGCAAAAGAAATCATTCGACTACGGTTCAAAAAGCTCATCGCCGTATTCAGACGCAGACTCTCAACAAGAAAACCTCTTTAAGCACTCAGACATCAATCCAAACAATGACACGACGACAAACACTCAATATCAGTTTGACAGTGAAACATTCCAAAACCCATTTTCATCCTTCGATACAGACAATACATCGTCTAAACAACCTAAACCAACAACAAGTCCGATTAGATTAAAGTCTGCAAAACTCGCCTTTCGAGCCACAACATATATTGCCTGTTTTGCAGCGGGCATTTACACAACCCTATATTGGCAAGAAGTAAATGTGCCAAACCCGAACACGGCAGAAGATGAAATTGGCTATATTGCTGGACTCTACCCCAATCTAAGATTAGGCGATGCCTATACCCTAGACGTGACGCCTATGTATTCAGAGCCTAACTCATCGAACCCACCCCTAATGGACATCCCTTCGAATTTAAACGTCACAGTTCAACAGGCGAAAGGGAATTGGCTGGCATTGAAATTTAGTAATCACACTGGGTGGGCAAGCGCATCAAAGTTTGGTTTCGGAACGTTTGAAAATGCTGAGATTTATGGCTGTCACGGTCATCCAGGTATCGCTCCCGATCATGGGGAATTAGTAGAGCGTACTAACGGCTCGCATAAAAAGCCCGCTGGCAAGAGTCGGTTACGCGTACTCAATCAGCTACCTCACGCGAGCATGTTGCGATTTGAGTCGTTAGAAGGAGCGCCTCCGTTTGCCATCTACCTTCATGCCAAACAAGCCCTTGCGGCCAATTACATCCCTAGAGGCAAATACAAATTGGTTTTAGAAACAGGTTCCCTGTATCATCGCGCCTGCCAACATTTTGTTTTTAATGATCAAGAACACACCTTAATGGACTCTGTTGATTTTACGAGCACTGAACGCTCAATCACATTGCGCCCTTAA
- the trmJ gene encoding tRNA (cytosine(32)/uridine(32)-2'-O)-methyltransferase TrmJ: MLSNIRIVLINTFHPGNVGAIARAMKNMGLSNLYLVDPNDYPSDEATSRAAGAVDLLENATIVSTLEEAISDCSLVIGTSARHRTFQLPIMNARECAETVIPEAKQHDVAIVFGRETTGLLNEEIAQCHRQVYIDANDEYPVLNISQAVQIVAYEIWMANQDQSIHAKETAEYPRKKEMDLFHEHLEETLYGLNFIIKNHPGKVLEKLQRFFNRSRPEKQELGILRGVLAAVQREANLTPSTKNSDAKDGSE; encoded by the coding sequence ATGTTAAGTAACATCAGAATCGTTTTAATTAACACCTTCCATCCTGGAAACGTCGGCGCGATTGCACGCGCAATGAAAAATATGGGCCTTTCTAATCTGTATCTGGTGGATCCAAATGACTACCCTTCTGATGAAGCGACCAGTCGCGCGGCAGGTGCGGTTGATCTATTAGAAAACGCGACGATTGTTAGCACTCTTGAAGAAGCCATTTCAGATTGTAGCTTGGTTATTGGCACCAGCGCGCGTCATAGAACCTTCCAGCTTCCTATTATGAATGCTCGAGAATGTGCTGAAACGGTCATCCCAGAAGCAAAACAACACGATGTCGCCATTGTGTTTGGACGTGAGACAACAGGTCTCCTGAACGAAGAAATTGCTCAATGCCATCGCCAAGTATATATCGACGCTAACGACGAATACCCGGTTCTAAATATATCCCAAGCAGTACAAATCGTTGCTTACGAGATTTGGATGGCGAATCAAGATCAATCCATCCATGCGAAGGAAACCGCCGAGTACCCTCGTAAAAAAGAAATGGACCTGTTCCATGAGCATTTAGAAGAAACGCTCTACGGCTTAAATTTCATCATCAAAAACCACCCAGGCAAAGTCCTTGAGAAACTCCAAAGATTCTTCAATCGTTCTCGCCCTGAAAAACAAGAGCTTGGTATTTTACGCGGTGTATTAGCCGCCGTTCAGCGCGAAGCCAATCTAACACCTTCGACCAAGAACAGCGACGCAAAAGACGGCTCAGAATAG
- a CDS encoding molybdenum cofactor biosynthesis protein MoaE, with amino-acid sequence MAYQKVNIDVKKSVKTVISVQTDDFSVADLYSGLSLDKATGGIAMFVGLVRDFAGAEHHSVAVDAAFELEHYPGMTEKNMASIVEEATNRWGLQAVTVVHRVGRLNISDQIVFVGASAAHRTEAFEACEYIMDYLKSRAAFWKKETVAGKGAWVEAKDHDKQSLDRWR; translated from the coding sequence ATGGCATATCAAAAAGTAAATATAGACGTTAAGAAGTCAGTTAAGACTGTTATTAGCGTTCAGACCGACGACTTTTCAGTGGCAGATTTATACAGTGGTTTATCCTTAGACAAAGCGACGGGCGGCATTGCTATGTTTGTTGGTTTGGTCAGAGATTTCGCTGGTGCCGAACACCATTCGGTTGCTGTTGATGCGGCCTTTGAACTTGAGCACTATCCTGGAATGACGGAAAAAAACATGGCGTCGATCGTTGAAGAAGCGACGAATCGATGGGGGTTGCAGGCGGTGACCGTGGTTCATCGAGTGGGGCGGTTAAACATTAGTGACCAAATTGTATTTGTTGGCGCGAGCGCCGCTCACCGAACGGAGGCGTTCGAAGCGTGTGAATACATAATGGACTATCTAAAAAGCCGAGCGGCATTCTGGAAAAAAGAAACCGTTGCGGGCAAAGGTGCGTGGGTAGAAGCCAAAGACCATGATAAGCAGAGTTTAGACCGTTGGCGCTAA
- a CDS encoding methyl-accepting chemotaxis protein, with product MAMSLQTKITTFSIALAIIIAISIGSYSYNEYRNSIQTATFSEAESQAEAIEAYLSSWMTDRKSTAATLKARFEKQLSSVGENEKEILPVLQQAQSSLNFGMTFFGLENGHMYRHDPSLNSASYDPRVRGWYKTAKSTGQDYVTAPYISSSTKKLSMTFVEPVQVGGQFKGAIGTLVFLDSILDTLLDLKVAGNGHLIILSRSGKIIAHKDKALILKESTEVTPELTKAKMASLNTPVSEFIDFEEKGNDKYLYLKPLKNSDWVVGLVLDKATLNTPISSYGFHIVVICLVILVAAFLILMRLVNWLLRDLRRVTTTMENIATGNGDLTQRLETTSKDEIAALVNSFNKFVSTLHQTITNVKNIGQNLEAQVQHSHETSSQSAALSDKQQEKIVLVATAVTEMSQATQEIATSVQTTAQEANDSLEASRVGQAQVEKGQNTISSLATDIKGVAEVINELNDNADDINGILTTISNIAEQTNLLALNAAIEAARAGEQGRGFAVVADEVRELSQRTYSSIEEIQKMIETLQRTTKSAVESIERGYQQANNSVADINETKNSLDTILLSVNNINERAIQIASATEEQTSVTKDINDNTEEVSNSSLELVEFAKRSAEQSEEVKHLAEALAKNINHFKT from the coding sequence ATGGCCATGTCTCTTCAGACAAAAATCACAACTTTTTCAATAGCACTCGCTATCATCATTGCAATTAGCATTGGCAGTTACTCTTACAACGAATACCGTAACTCCATTCAAACAGCCACCTTCTCAGAAGCTGAATCACAGGCAGAAGCGATAGAAGCTTACCTTAGCAGCTGGATGACAGATCGAAAAAGTACCGCTGCGACATTGAAGGCACGTTTTGAAAAACAATTGTCTTCCGTTGGCGAAAACGAAAAAGAGATTCTCCCTGTATTACAGCAGGCTCAATCAAGTCTGAATTTTGGGATGACCTTTTTCGGGTTAGAGAACGGTCATATGTATCGCCACGACCCTTCTCTTAACAGTGCGAGTTATGACCCGAGAGTACGCGGCTGGTACAAAACAGCTAAGTCGACAGGCCAAGACTATGTCACTGCCCCTTATATTTCATCATCGACTAAAAAGCTCTCCATGACCTTTGTCGAACCAGTACAAGTTGGTGGGCAGTTTAAAGGCGCAATCGGTACCTTAGTGTTCCTTGATAGTATCTTAGACACCCTTCTGGATCTCAAAGTCGCTGGTAACGGCCACTTAATCATATTAAGCCGCAGTGGGAAGATCATTGCCCATAAAGACAAAGCGCTGATCCTCAAAGAAAGCACAGAGGTTACCCCTGAACTTACCAAGGCCAAAATGGCAAGCCTCAACACACCAGTGAGTGAGTTCATAGATTTTGAAGAAAAAGGCAATGACAAATACCTTTACCTCAAACCATTAAAAAACAGCGACTGGGTCGTTGGACTCGTCTTGGATAAGGCGACACTTAATACCCCTATTTCAAGCTACGGCTTTCATATCGTGGTTATTTGCCTTGTGATCTTAGTTGCCGCCTTTCTAATTCTCATGCGCTTGGTTAATTGGTTACTTAGAGATTTGCGTCGCGTGACCACAACGATGGAAAATATAGCCACAGGGAACGGAGACCTAACTCAACGGCTCGAAACCACCTCTAAGGACGAAATCGCGGCATTGGTAAATAGCTTCAATAAGTTCGTCAGCACCTTGCATCAAACTATTACAAATGTAAAAAACATCGGCCAAAACTTAGAAGCGCAAGTGCAGCATTCTCACGAAACGTCGTCACAAAGTGCAGCGCTGTCGGACAAACAACAGGAAAAGATTGTCCTTGTCGCCACTGCCGTCACCGAGATGTCCCAAGCGACTCAAGAGATAGCAACAAGTGTTCAAACCACAGCACAAGAAGCAAATGACTCTTTAGAGGCAAGTCGTGTAGGACAAGCACAAGTTGAAAAGGGTCAAAACACCATCAGTTCGTTAGCAACCGACATCAAAGGCGTTGCCGAGGTGATCAACGAACTGAATGACAATGCCGACGACATTAATGGCATATTGACGACCATTTCGAATATCGCGGAGCAAACAAACCTATTAGCCCTAAACGCAGCAATCGAAGCCGCGAGAGCAGGCGAGCAAGGACGTGGTTTTGCCGTGGTCGCTGATGAAGTGAGAGAGCTTAGTCAGCGCACATACAGTTCAATCGAAGAAATACAAAAGATGATTGAAACACTGCAACGAACAACAAAATCTGCTGTAGAAAGTATTGAACGAGGCTATCAACAAGCGAATAACAGTGTGGCGGATATCAATGAAACTAAAAACAGTCTCGATACTATTTTACTCTCAGTAAACAACATAAATGAAAGAGCGATTCAAATTGCCAGCGCAACTGAAGAGCAAACAAGCGTAACAAAAGACATCAATGACAATACTGAAGAGGTATCAAACAGCTCTCTGGAATTGGTTGAATTCGCAAAACGCAGCGCAGAACAATCTGAAGAAGTAAAACACTTAGCGGAAGCGCTTGCTAAAAATATCAACCACTTCAAAACCTAA
- a CDS encoding MoaD/ThiS family protein yields the protein MAKIKVVYFASIKEMLGKDSEVIELDASLSVSDLKERLASQYAQPELASSKTKAAIDQEFARDGDIIDPLSVTEVAFFPPVTGG from the coding sequence ATGGCGAAAATTAAAGTGGTGTACTTTGCTTCAATTAAAGAAATGCTGGGCAAAGACTCCGAAGTAATCGAATTAGACGCGTCTTTATCTGTATCCGATCTCAAAGAGCGGTTAGCAAGTCAATACGCTCAGCCTGAGTTGGCGTCGTCGAAAACCAAAGCGGCTATTGATCAAGAGTTTGCGAGAGATGGCGATATTATCGATCCATTAAGTGTAACGGAAGTTGCGTTTTTTCCTCCAGTAACCGGTGGTTAG
- a CDS encoding NADP-dependent oxidoreductase, whose translation MSYKAITLKKRPETVISEDLFDVVELNQPDLLDGQVLVKLSHLSLDPAMRGWMSPDENSYIPPVKLGDVMRASGVGDIVESKNEQFPVGTRVMGLMGLTEYAVSDGSNLNIVPKEIPQEAILSVVALPGVTAYHGLFEVLKPQKGQTIAITAAAGSVGSLVGQMAKNLGLTVIGVAGTNEKCQWLTEELGFDHALNYKADDFQNQLTNASSNGIDLFFENTGGTAQAPIFNAMNAHGRIAVCGLIAEYNKTEASAGPSWVGIIKKRLNIQGFTMPDHFHKFPEYGKALGQMLMKGELKYRAHTLEGINSATSGINLLFSGENKGKLIVKL comes from the coding sequence ATGTCTTACAAAGCCATCACTCTAAAAAAACGCCCTGAAACCGTTATCAGCGAAGACCTGTTTGATGTTGTAGAACTCAACCAGCCTGACCTTTTGGATGGACAAGTACTGGTTAAACTTAGTCACCTTTCTCTCGACCCTGCCATGCGAGGATGGATGAGCCCTGACGAAAACAGCTACATTCCGCCCGTGAAACTTGGCGATGTTATGCGTGCAAGCGGTGTAGGCGACATTGTCGAATCTAAGAATGAGCAATTTCCGGTTGGCACCCGAGTAATGGGCCTAATGGGCTTAACAGAGTACGCTGTGAGTGATGGTTCAAATCTGAACATTGTTCCCAAAGAGATACCTCAAGAAGCGATCCTTTCCGTTGTCGCTCTTCCTGGAGTGACAGCATATCACGGCCTTTTCGAGGTCCTTAAGCCACAAAAGGGTCAAACGATTGCCATTACGGCAGCAGCAGGATCCGTTGGCTCATTGGTTGGTCAAATGGCGAAAAACCTTGGCCTTACCGTCATAGGTGTCGCTGGAACGAACGAAAAATGTCAGTGGTTAACAGAAGAACTTGGCTTTGACCATGCTTTAAACTACAAAGCCGACGACTTCCAAAACCAGCTTACAAACGCATCCAGCAACGGAATCGACCTCTTTTTCGAAAATACGGGTGGGACAGCACAAGCCCCTATTTTTAATGCCATGAATGCACACGGCCGTATCGCCGTCTGTGGCCTTATCGCAGAATACAACAAAACCGAAGCCTCAGCAGGGCCGAGCTGGGTTGGTATAATCAAGAAGCGCTTAAACATCCAAGGCTTTACGATGCCCGATCATTTTCACAAATTCCCCGAATATGGCAAAGCACTTGGCCAAATGTTGATGAAGGGCGAGCTTAAATACAGAGCCCACACTCTCGAAGGCATCAACAGCGCCACTTCCGGTATCAACTTACTGTTTAGCGGCGAAAATAAAGGCAAGCTTATTGTTAAGCTGTAA
- the moaC gene encoding cyclic pyranopterin monophosphate synthase MoaC: MSTEIGTESLTHLDAKGNAHMVDVGNKQITERSATARALVEMKPETLAKVIAGGLPKGDVLATVRIAGIQAAKKTPDLIPLCHPLMLTKITLDIEPINESQIEIRCTCKLSGKTGVEMEALTGASVAALTLYDMCKAVDKGITIKETGLLTKTGGKSGNWNIDQEGSK, translated from the coding sequence ATGAGTACTGAAATAGGCACTGAGTCCTTAACGCATCTGGATGCGAAGGGGAATGCGCATATGGTCGATGTGGGCAATAAACAGATAACTGAGCGTTCAGCGACGGCAAGGGCGTTAGTTGAAATGAAGCCAGAAACCCTAGCGAAAGTCATTGCAGGTGGTTTGCCCAAGGGGGATGTGCTGGCGACGGTCAGAATCGCAGGTATTCAGGCGGCAAAGAAAACGCCGGACCTTATTCCGCTTTGTCATCCTTTGATGCTGACAAAAATAACGCTCGATATCGAGCCGATTAACGAGTCTCAAATTGAAATACGCTGTACGTGCAAGCTTAGTGGTAAAACGGGCGTAGAAATGGAAGCTTTGACGGGAGCCAGCGTAGCCGCGCTGACACTTTATGATATGTGTAAGGCGGTCGATAAAGGCATCACTATTAAAGAAACTGGCTTGCTGACCAAAACGGGCGGCAAGAGTGGAAATTGGAATATAGATCAAGAGGGAAGTAAGTGA
- the msrB gene encoding peptide-methionine (R)-S-oxide reductase MsrB, translating into MPHDTPKTEKVTKSDEEWRAQLTEEQYVVTRQKGTERAFTGKYDKFYEDGEYHCVCCGAPLFTSSAKYDSGCGWPAFYEGIEENIDEHEDNSWMMRRTEVVCSNCDAHLGHVFPDGPQPTGNRYCINSASIAFSGDDSKDE; encoded by the coding sequence ATGCCTCATGATACCCCTAAGACGGAAAAAGTCACGAAGTCGGACGAGGAATGGCGTGCTCAATTGACTGAAGAGCAATATGTGGTGACCCGCCAAAAAGGAACAGAGCGAGCTTTTACCGGGAAATACGACAAATTCTATGAAGATGGGGAGTACCATTGCGTGTGTTGCGGTGCGCCGCTTTTTACTTCTTCTGCAAAGTACGATTCGGGATGTGGTTGGCCGGCCTTTTACGAAGGCATAGAAGAAAACATTGATGAGCACGAGGACAACTCGTGGATGATGCGGCGTACAGAAGTCGTTTGTTCAAATTGTGATGCTCATCTTGGCCATGTCTTTCCTGATGGTCCTCAGCCAACGGGCAACCGTTATTGCATTAATTCAGCATCAATTGCGTTTTCAGGTGATGACTCAAAAGACGAATAG
- a CDS encoding tyrosine-type recombinase/integrase — protein MTPSPIIDNLEQLANPFTQFDHIVSPLQTQIKLLEEVDYKRDLQLALCFIYSYNGSKATFNSYRREVERLILWSWFVNESPTSSLRRDQVEEFIHFCVSPPEDWIGTKNVARYKNHMGQRVPNKEWRPFVSHISKVEFRNGENPKSSQFSLSQAAIRAIFSILSSYYGFLMQEEAISQNPVALIRQKSKFVKKEITRRQVRRISNLQWDYVIETAEMLAEQDPNMHERTLFIMNALLGMYLRISELVADERSAPVMGDFIKDADGHWWFKVLSKGNKERLVSVSDEMLTALTRYRRFRDLPDLPTVAEMTPVIPKNRGKGAMTSSRQVRNIVQFCFDSAYQRMCEDGMKTDAEDLRVATVHWLRHTGISEDVKVRPKEHVREDAGHASMATTDRYIDTEYRERHASAKKKALRPV, from the coding sequence ATGACGCCCAGTCCGATAATCGATAACTTAGAGCAACTCGCGAACCCTTTCACTCAATTCGATCATATTGTTTCGCCACTGCAAACGCAGATCAAACTTCTAGAAGAAGTCGATTACAAAAGGGACCTTCAGCTCGCCTTATGCTTCATCTACAGTTACAACGGCTCTAAGGCGACGTTTAATTCTTATCGCCGAGAGGTTGAGCGCCTTATTCTCTGGTCTTGGTTTGTTAATGAATCCCCTACCTCCAGCTTAAGGCGAGACCAAGTTGAAGAATTTATACATTTTTGCGTGTCGCCACCAGAGGACTGGATTGGCACCAAAAACGTAGCACGATACAAAAACCATATGGGTCAACGCGTACCAAATAAAGAATGGCGCCCTTTTGTATCACATATATCCAAGGTCGAATTTAGAAATGGAGAAAACCCTAAGTCCTCGCAGTTTTCACTCTCTCAAGCCGCCATTCGCGCTATTTTCTCAATACTGTCGTCTTACTATGGATTCTTGATGCAAGAAGAGGCAATCAGTCAAAACCCAGTTGCTCTGATTCGTCAAAAAAGTAAATTTGTAAAAAAAGAAATTACCAGGCGACAAGTTAGGCGTATCTCAAACCTACAATGGGATTACGTGATAGAAACGGCAGAAATGCTCGCAGAGCAAGACCCGAACATGCATGAGCGCACCTTGTTTATCATGAACGCGCTTTTAGGGATGTACTTACGTATCTCTGAATTGGTCGCAGATGAACGTTCTGCCCCCGTTATGGGAGACTTTATTAAAGACGCCGACGGTCATTGGTGGTTCAAAGTGCTCTCAAAAGGCAACAAAGAGCGCCTAGTGAGCGTCTCGGATGAAATGCTAACAGCTTTAACGCGTTACCGCCGCTTTAGGGACTTACCTGATTTACCTACCGTGGCAGAAATGACGCCCGTGATCCCTAAAAATCGTGGCAAGGGCGCCATGACAAGCTCACGTCAAGTGCGAAACATTGTCCAATTTTGTTTTGATTCGGCTTATCAGAGAATGTGTGAAGACGGAATGAAAACAGACGCCGAAGATTTGCGCGTTGCAACCGTGCATTGGCTACGACATACGGGAATATCTGAGGATGTAAAAGTCAGACCTAAAGAGCATGTAAGAGAAGACGCTGGGCACGCAAGTATGGCAACAACCGATCGATACATAGACACAGAATATCGTGAACGCCACGCCAGTGCTAAAAAGAAAGCGCTACGACCTGTTTAG
- the htpX gene encoding protease HtpX, which yields MRILLFLVTNIAVLVVASIVLSLLGVDRYISSTGLNLTSLLIFCAVFGFTGSFISLFISKWMAKRSTGANIITQPQNHKEAWLLDTVTRLSKEAGIKTPEVAIFPSHDANAFATGWNKNDALVAVSSGMMDRFPPDEIEAVVGHEIGHVANGDMVTLTLVQGVVNTFVMFFARIAAYAVDQFMRKDDEEGSVGMTYYITSFIFEILFGILASTIVMWFSRYREFRADEAGARLASKGSMIAALARLQQEHEESHMPEGMLAFGIRLGRSPKLGELFASHPPIEKRIHALQQL from the coding sequence ATGCGTATCTTACTTTTCTTGGTGACAAACATCGCCGTTCTCGTGGTTGCGAGTATTGTTCTAAGCCTACTCGGCGTAGACAGATACATCTCAAGTACAGGACTCAACTTAACCTCTCTGCTCATATTTTGTGCCGTATTTGGCTTCACTGGCAGCTTCATCTCGCTATTTATATCGAAGTGGATGGCGAAACGAAGCACGGGCGCAAATATCATCACTCAGCCACAAAATCACAAAGAAGCTTGGTTACTCGATACCGTTACCAGACTTTCAAAAGAAGCCGGCATCAAAACGCCTGAAGTGGCGATATTCCCCTCACACGACGCCAACGCTTTTGCGACGGGCTGGAACAAAAACGACGCACTCGTGGCGGTTTCTAGCGGTATGATGGATCGGTTCCCACCAGACGAAATAGAAGCCGTGGTGGGTCATGAGATTGGTCACGTGGCAAATGGCGACATGGTTACACTGACCTTAGTACAAGGCGTCGTCAATACGTTTGTCATGTTCTTCGCACGTATTGCTGCCTACGCTGTCGATCAATTTATGCGTAAAGATGACGAAGAAGGCAGCGTTGGTATGACCTACTATATTACGTCTTTTATTTTCGAGATTCTTTTTGGCATTCTGGCGTCGACCATTGTAATGTGGTTCTCTCGCTACCGTGAATTCCGTGCAGATGAAGCAGGCGCTCGCCTAGCCAGTAAAGGGTCAATGATCGCGGCACTCGCTCGTTTGCAACAAGAGCACGAAGAATCACATATGCCTGAAGGCATGCTAGCGTTTGGTATCCGCTTAGGCAGAAGTCCAAAGTTGGGTGAACTGTTTGCTAGTCACCCTCCAATTGAAAAGCGCATACACGCGTTGCAACAGCTTTAA